In a single window of the Terriglobus roseus genome:
- a CDS encoding cation-translocating P-type ATPase, with amino-acid sequence MVLNVALAAAMANDAHPAEQKGSKAFTGDAMDVALWEFAANAGVTPDSIHQRFRLIAKLPFTSERKRMTAFVEDGIWQKQVVFSKGAPEYLLDLCTQEQWQGEAIPLTPHRRAQILREVEQLSDQGEKVIALATKILSDGIDQEHTEDRSRLTAEERELTFLALIGMIDPPRLEVRAAIVAAHRAGIRTIVVSGDHPHTALAIARRIGMTQNQLVISGSELRKLTDPELSLRLRDCSVFARIDPEDKLRVARVLQQSGHILAMTGDGVNDAPALKTADVGIAMGSGTDIAKETADMVLTDDNLNTILQAVRQGRVLTANVAKAVTFLFTTNLSEVITLFIVAIASATHALHSVDELVLPLTTPQILWINLITDAAPAIALALAPASQNVMEGREAESSRKMLTASSLGQLAVATLLMVAVTLALYVHAVDAGATVGYQRSVTLTALIFSQAFYAIAVQTGRESLLTYFRTLSWLHGAILVSVGLHIAMLLIPAARGGLGLAPLDRQGWIECSLAPVIVLLGSQLQKFFVDRNWRNPDSPPVPLAATEDALWGAR; translated from the coding sequence ATGGTTCTGAACGTTGCACTGGCGGCAGCGATGGCAAACGACGCGCACCCGGCTGAGCAGAAGGGTTCCAAGGCATTCACCGGAGATGCCATGGACGTGGCCCTGTGGGAATTCGCCGCGAACGCAGGAGTTACCCCCGACTCAATTCACCAGCGATTTCGGCTCATCGCGAAACTTCCCTTCACGTCCGAGAGGAAACGGATGACGGCGTTCGTTGAAGATGGTATCTGGCAGAAGCAAGTGGTGTTCAGCAAGGGCGCACCGGAATATCTGCTGGATCTCTGCACGCAGGAGCAATGGCAGGGCGAGGCGATACCGCTAACTCCGCACCGGCGAGCGCAGATCCTGCGAGAAGTGGAGCAGCTATCCGATCAAGGGGAGAAGGTTATCGCTCTTGCGACGAAGATCCTTTCCGACGGTATCGATCAGGAACATACGGAAGACCGTAGCCGCTTGACTGCAGAAGAGCGGGAGCTGACTTTCCTGGCCCTGATTGGAATGATCGATCCACCACGACTCGAGGTGCGGGCTGCAATCGTCGCAGCACACCGCGCAGGCATCCGCACAATCGTCGTCAGTGGAGATCATCCCCATACGGCCCTCGCCATTGCTCGCCGCATCGGCATGACGCAGAATCAGCTTGTCATCTCGGGGAGTGAGTTGCGAAAGCTCACAGATCCTGAATTGTCTCTACGCCTGAGGGACTGTTCCGTGTTTGCGAGGATCGATCCGGAAGACAAGCTCCGTGTCGCGCGTGTCCTTCAGCAATCGGGACACATCCTTGCCATGACCGGTGATGGTGTGAACGATGCTCCTGCACTCAAGACAGCCGACGTGGGAATCGCTATGGGAAGCGGAACGGATATTGCAAAGGAGACTGCCGACATGGTGCTGACGGATGACAACCTCAACACCATCCTCCAGGCAGTCCGGCAAGGAAGAGTGCTGACCGCGAATGTTGCAAAGGCTGTCACCTTCCTCTTCACCACGAACTTATCCGAAGTCATCACACTCTTTATCGTCGCGATCGCTTCCGCCACACATGCGCTCCATTCGGTGGACGAGTTGGTCCTGCCCCTGACCACACCCCAAATCCTGTGGATCAATTTGATTACGGACGCTGCCCCTGCCATTGCACTCGCACTCGCACCTGCCTCGCAGAACGTGATGGAGGGCCGGGAAGCGGAGTCTTCTCGGAAGATGCTTACAGCCTCGTCCCTAGGGCAGCTCGCCGTAGCAACACTACTGATGGTGGCAGTAACTTTGGCCTTGTATGTCCACGCCGTTGACGCCGGGGCAACGGTGGGCTACCAGAGATCCGTAACACTGACTGCGCTGATCTTCTCTCAGGCGTTTTATGCCATCGCCGTGCAAACAGGTCGTGAGAGTCTTCTGACCTACTTTCGAACTCTGAGCTGGCTGCATGGAGCGATCTTGGTCTCCGTGGGACTCCATATCGCGATGCTCTTGATCCCCGCCGCGCGCGGGGGCCTCGGTTTGGCGCCGCTTGACCGCCAGGGCTGGATCGAATGTTCGCTTGCTCCGGTCATCGTTCTCCTCGGCAGTCAATTGCAGAAGTTCTTCGTCGATCGGAACTGGCGCAATCCTGACTCGCCGCCGGTCCCCCTCGCCGCAACGGAAGACGCTTTGTGGGGAGCGCGATGA
- a CDS encoding universal stress protein — translation MLIEHSQETIDTASVKAPLKLQKIVIAYDGSNSAKRALHDAELLAFQHHAELLILFVDGADAISEETGLSNAANASLQVTAHGIHNQWIHRIGAVHEVIHEVCCDFAADLLMIGAYGHGSQERQTLGSSTEKLLRTESCPVLTYGPAVAQDLFARERGGPVLFTIALPCIPAQLPKALSLIKLFDVSIEVFHTVAGPRRHDAHWFENECLSVAKSFREQGVHAQWNVVYGDPALSICNMSDQIKSPFILMPLKRRNELSTTTSDNVAARVVRRATVPVLSYRFN, via the coding sequence ATGTTGATCGAACACTCTCAAGAGACGATTGATACGGCGTCCGTAAAAGCTCCGCTAAAACTCCAGAAGATTGTGATTGCGTACGATGGGTCGAATTCAGCGAAGCGAGCGCTCCACGATGCGGAGTTGCTTGCCTTCCAACACCACGCCGAACTGCTGATTCTTTTCGTCGATGGTGCCGACGCGATCTCAGAGGAAACCGGGCTGTCCAACGCCGCGAACGCGAGTCTCCAGGTGACTGCCCACGGTATCCACAACCAGTGGATCCACCGCATCGGAGCGGTTCACGAAGTAATCCATGAAGTTTGCTGCGACTTCGCTGCTGACCTGTTGATGATCGGAGCGTACGGGCATGGCAGCCAGGAGCGGCAGACACTGGGATCGAGCACAGAAAAGCTGCTTCGCACCGAATCGTGTCCCGTTCTCACCTACGGTCCCGCAGTGGCGCAGGATCTGTTTGCGCGCGAACGTGGCGGTCCTGTTCTCTTCACCATTGCTCTGCCATGCATTCCAGCTCAATTACCCAAAGCCCTGAGCCTCATAAAGCTATTCGACGTAAGCATCGAGGTGTTTCACACGGTTGCTGGTCCTCGGCGCCATGATGCCCACTGGTTTGAGAACGAATGCCTGAGCGTTGCGAAGTCCTTTCGGGAGCAGGGAGTACACGCGCAATGGAACGTCGTCTACGGAGATCCGGCTCTGTCCATCTGCAACATGAGTGACCAGATTAAGAGCCCTTTCATCCTGATGCCCTTAAAGAGACGAAACGAGTTGTCAACCACTACGTCGGACAACGTCGCAGCCCGCGTTGTTCGCCGAGCAACTGTTCCAGTTCTGAGCTATCGGTTCAACTGA
- a CDS encoding alanyl-tRNA editing protein, with protein MSHAAERIYYDEPATLEFTAEVTAIREVARVDGRQVWQIALDRTAFYPTSGGQPNDTGKLTATARSGASLDAPITDVEEDETGEVWHTTSKPLQEGTPVRGVVDAARRRDHMQQHSGQHLLSAILLRDFNAKTVSFHLGEGLSTIDLDVPALDDAQLKQAERTVHDVIALALPFSVRYVEQQEAQAMLADGLLRKLPPRAGRIRIVQIDGGIDTNACGGTHVATTAEIGPLLLRGTERVRGSLRLSFVCGLRAMQAAADDFRRLQTLAQSLSTGTDAILASVSRMQADSKAAAKERAALLAEVAAREAQTLASSATGPTTAIRTVLDPQQPGRDAVYAKMLASSLVNSTSVAVALIGIPESERMSVVLAAKPGAADCGTVLRVALDALGGRGGGSRDLAQGAMPIDHFEALGAAIAEQTGRSG; from the coding sequence GTGAGTCATGCAGCCGAACGCATCTACTACGACGAGCCCGCGACGCTGGAGTTTACTGCCGAAGTCACCGCCATCCGTGAGGTGGCGCGTGTCGACGGCAGGCAGGTCTGGCAGATCGCACTGGACCGTACCGCCTTCTATCCGACCAGCGGCGGACAGCCCAACGACACCGGCAAACTGACCGCCACGGCACGCTCCGGCGCCTCACTCGACGCTCCCATCACCGACGTCGAAGAAGACGAAACGGGCGAGGTGTGGCACACAACGTCGAAGCCACTGCAGGAAGGCACGCCTGTTCGCGGCGTGGTCGATGCCGCTCGCCGGCGTGACCACATGCAGCAGCACAGCGGCCAGCACCTGTTGTCGGCCATCCTGCTGCGCGACTTCAACGCGAAGACTGTTTCCTTTCATCTTGGCGAAGGCCTCTCGACGATCGACCTGGACGTGCCGGCGCTGGATGATGCGCAATTGAAGCAGGCAGAGAGGACGGTCCACGATGTCATCGCATTGGCGCTCCCGTTCTCCGTCCGTTACGTCGAGCAGCAGGAGGCGCAAGCAATGCTGGCGGACGGCCTGCTGCGTAAGCTACCTCCGCGCGCCGGCCGCATCCGCATCGTGCAGATTGATGGCGGCATCGACACCAATGCCTGCGGCGGCACACATGTCGCTACTACGGCAGAGATCGGTCCCCTGCTGCTGCGCGGCACCGAGCGTGTGCGTGGCTCTCTCCGGCTCTCGTTTGTTTGTGGACTCCGCGCCATGCAAGCTGCGGCCGATGACTTCCGCCGCTTGCAGACACTCGCACAATCACTGTCGACCGGCACGGACGCAATCCTCGCCAGCGTGAGCCGCATGCAGGCAGACTCGAAGGCCGCCGCGAAGGAGCGCGCAGCGCTGCTGGCCGAAGTTGCCGCGCGCGAGGCGCAGACGCTGGCATCCAGCGCGACAGGCCCTACCACTGCGATAAGGACGGTACTGGACCCGCAGCAGCCGGGCCGGGATGCAGTCTATGCAAAGATGCTCGCTTCTTCCCTGGTAAACAGCACATCCGTTGCAGTCGCACTGATCGGCATCCCGGAGTCGGAGCGCATGTCCGTGGTACTCGCTGCGAAACCAGGCGCCGCCGACTGCGGGACGGTTCTTCGGGTAGCCCTGGATGCTCTCGGAGGGCGCGGCGGCGGCAGTAGGGATTTGGCACAGGGGGCGATGCCCATTGACCATTTCGAAGCCCTCGGAGCCGCGATCGCCGAGCAAACCGGCAGGTCAGGCTGA
- a CDS encoding BON domain-containing protein — MEVKPATTRTDPEIARDVAEALRLHASVPEAKIKVTVAGGFVTLAGTLDWHYELENAELAAHSVGGVRGIVNLLKIAPRASSQQVREKIEAALRSMADLDARSMSVYTTDGTVSLYGNVHSWSERDRAERAAWQAPGVHQVANHLTIHP, encoded by the coding sequence ATTGAGGTCAAGCCGGCGACTACTCGAACCGATCCCGAGATTGCGCGCGACGTGGCAGAGGCTCTGCGTCTTCACGCCAGCGTGCCGGAGGCGAAGATCAAGGTGACCGTTGCAGGTGGCTTTGTGACTCTCGCTGGCACCCTGGATTGGCACTATGAACTAGAGAATGCGGAACTGGCTGCACACTCGGTAGGCGGCGTGCGTGGCATCGTAAATCTCTTAAAGATCGCCCCGAGGGCCTCCAGTCAACAGGTCCGCGAAAAGATCGAGGCTGCACTACGAAGCATGGCTGACCTGGATGCCCGGTCTATGTCCGTTTACACCACGGACGGGACCGTCTCGCTCTACGGAAACGTTCATTCCTGGTCAGAACGAGATCGGGCTGAGCGCGCTGCCTGGCAGGCACCGGGCGTCCACCAGGTCGCGAATCACCTGACCATTCATCCCTGA
- a CDS encoding AI-2E family transporter, producing MTPANRDRQLSPQTNDNAALLLVTCGGVVLSLLLLKPLIGAITGALLLYAFTRRFYGWCLRRIPNATVTAALVVCLTTLSLVIPTVLALRTVGMRAIAAIEMIRQQIAVSGSPRLFERMSGGRLVLASLGGRDTLSRIAQQILGLTSNLAMSFLGGTVVVLTQSIIMLFLLYFLLRDGERALVRLHTYLPFRSSEFRFLTGRVTRSVHATVFGRLVIALVQSLLSWVLFGALHVPGSLLLANLTFVCALIPTFGAVLVWFPVMLWLLFLHAWTRALILLALGTLLVSTADNVLYPIVVGSRAQMHTAPMFLSILGGMWMFGISGIFLGPLLFTVTDALLAIMRHRDPVSPGG from the coding sequence ATGACACCCGCCAACCGCGACAGGCAGCTGTCGCCACAGACCAACGACAATGCAGCACTCCTGCTCGTCACCTGCGGTGGGGTCGTCCTCTCTCTGCTGCTGTTGAAACCGTTAATCGGGGCCATCACCGGCGCACTGCTTCTTTATGCTTTCACTCGCCGCTTCTATGGATGGTGTCTCCGCCGGATTCCGAACGCCACCGTAACCGCCGCCCTCGTGGTCTGCCTGACAACGCTGAGCTTGGTGATCCCTACCGTCCTCGCACTGCGAACCGTCGGTATGCGGGCGATCGCAGCGATCGAGATGATCCGACAGCAGATTGCAGTATCCGGATCTCCAAGGCTCTTCGAGCGCATGTCCGGTGGCAGATTGGTTCTGGCCTCTCTGGGCGGTCGCGATACTCTGAGCCGGATTGCCCAGCAGATCCTGGGATTGACCTCCAATCTGGCCATGTCATTTCTTGGTGGAACCGTTGTCGTCCTCACCCAGTCCATCATCATGTTGTTTCTGCTGTACTTTCTTCTTCGCGACGGTGAGAGAGCCCTCGTCCGGTTGCATACTTATCTGCCATTTCGTTCTTCCGAGTTCCGCTTCCTGACTGGTCGTGTGACACGCTCCGTTCATGCCACGGTCTTCGGAAGGCTGGTCATTGCTCTCGTTCAGTCCTTGCTCTCCTGGGTGCTCTTCGGCGCATTACACGTTCCGGGTTCCCTGCTGCTCGCAAATCTCACCTTCGTTTGCGCTCTCATACCCACGTTTGGAGCTGTCCTTGTCTGGTTCCCAGTCATGCTGTGGCTCCTTTTCCTGCATGCGTGGACGCGGGCCTTGATCTTGCTGGCACTTGGGACACTTCTGGTCAGCACCGCAGACAACGTCCTTTATCCAATCGTTGTGGGATCGCGTGCACAGATGCATACAGCGCCGATGTTCCTGTCGATTCTTGGAGGCATGTGGATGTTCGGGATCAGCGGCATCTTCCTGGGCCCTCTGCTCTTCACTGTCACTGACGCTCTCCTTGCCATCATGAGACATCGGGACCCGGTCTCGCCCGGAGGCTAG
- a CDS encoding BON domain-containing protein, translating into MPESNTPYTKVHDLRMQEDVTRQIAWQPEVHSKDISVKVIDGNVTLTGFVHGYLEKMAAERAAKSV; encoded by the coding sequence ATGCCAGAAAGCAATACTCCTTATACAAAAGTCCACGACCTGCGCATGCAGGAGGATGTTACGCGACAGATTGCATGGCAGCCAGAGGTCCATTCAAAGGACATCAGCGTGAAAGTCATCGACGGCAATGTGACGCTCACGGGTTTCGTGCATGGCTACCTTGAAAAGATGGCGGCAGAGCGAGCTGCCAAGTCGGTCTAA
- a CDS encoding universal stress protein yields the protein MASSQRMIRGIDMSHPWKPQAVVLGTDLTATSGVVAGTAIEIARRLDVELCILHVFQYLIHHRYRMPVSWMLEEVRRDINAKLRRLKKRAEDSQCSASTKVIESEDPAGSLLKESARFERAILVLGTHARDPIERFFLGSVAEQVLRTTRFPVITVGPHVKRRFGMGNDQLMFATDLTERSLEPIPLLAALMTPSTHLTVVHVTESVLETDARAAMDTVRARMALYLPDQAMKHQVKWKVIHSSEVTKALIEAATEDKAELLIMGMHRSGELNAHLPLKTGFQIIIGAPCAVLSVCS from the coding sequence ATGGCGTCGTCGCAGAGGATGATTCGGGGCATCGATATGAGTCATCCATGGAAGCCACAGGCCGTAGTTCTGGGAACGGACCTAACCGCAACTTCAGGAGTTGTGGCTGGCACGGCGATCGAAATTGCTCGTCGCCTGGATGTCGAGCTGTGCATCCTGCACGTCTTCCAATACCTCATTCACCATCGGTACCGTATGCCGGTCTCCTGGATGCTGGAGGAGGTGCGCCGGGACATCAACGCCAAACTCCGCAGACTGAAAAAGCGTGCAGAAGATTCACAATGTTCCGCGAGCACGAAGGTCATCGAGAGTGAGGACCCCGCTGGTTCGTTACTGAAAGAGTCTGCTCGCTTTGAGCGGGCGATCCTCGTGCTGGGAACGCACGCCCGTGATCCCATCGAGAGATTCTTTCTTGGCTCCGTAGCCGAACAGGTTCTGCGGACAACGCGGTTTCCGGTAATTACCGTCGGGCCGCATGTGAAGCGGCGTTTTGGAATGGGCAACGACCAGTTGATGTTTGCGACGGATTTGACAGAGCGTTCGCTCGAACCGATCCCGCTGCTTGCGGCTTTGATGACACCGTCGACTCATCTCACGGTAGTGCATGTCACGGAATCGGTTCTGGAGACGGATGCAAGAGCGGCCATGGACACTGTGCGAGCGAGGATGGCGCTCTACCTCCCGGATCAAGCCATGAAGCACCAGGTGAAGTGGAAGGTGATCCATAGCTCCGAGGTGACGAAGGCTCTGATTGAAGCGGCGACAGAGGACAAGGCGGAACTCCTCATCATGGGAATGCATCGGAGCGGTGAGCTCAACGCGCATCTCCCATTGAAGACGGGATTCCAGATCATCATTGGTGCGCCCTGTGCCGTGCTATCCGTTTGCTCGTAG
- a CDS encoding HdeD family acid-resistance protein, whose protein sequence is MFGRALSVSSILMIVLGILAIALPSAAGLGVTIVVGWLIALSGIAYLVYAFAAWRIGSFLWRTLLGALDLAVGVYLVAHPSVGLTTLTLWLTLLLCFEGVVEILFFIVGSPLLRSGWILLNGIVTLLLGLMIWENWPSSAAWAIGTLVGVNLIVSGLARLSLATAVRRTVMLADGI, encoded by the coding sequence ATGTTTGGCAGAGCGCTGAGCGTTTCGTCGATCTTGATGATCGTGCTCGGGATCCTTGCAATCGCTCTTCCCAGCGCAGCCGGGCTGGGCGTCACGATTGTTGTCGGCTGGCTCATCGCTCTCAGCGGCATCGCCTACCTTGTGTATGCGTTCGCTGCGTGGCGCATCGGATCGTTCCTCTGGCGAACGTTACTTGGTGCTCTCGACCTGGCTGTCGGAGTCTACCTTGTGGCGCATCCATCGGTCGGGCTCACAACCCTTACGCTTTGGCTCACGCTTCTTCTCTGCTTCGAGGGAGTGGTGGAGATACTGTTTTTCATCGTTGGTTCACCGCTTTTGCGGTCCGGATGGATACTTCTTAACGGAATCGTGACGCTGCTACTCGGACTCATGATTTGGGAGAACTGGCCATCCAGTGCCGCGTGGGCAATTGGCACGCTCGTGGGCGTGAATCTGATCGTGAGTGGTCTGGCGCGGCTTTCGCTTGCCACTGCGGTGCGCAGGACGGTGATGTTAGCGGATGGCATCTAG
- a CDS encoding CBS domain-containing protein gives MKVKDVMTKVPYCCMQTDTVQYAAELMRRHDVGAIPVVIHREDKKLIGIVTDRDICLKIIGAATSPLTKVSEAMTRKVVSAHPDDTLASCESQMELYQIRRIPVVDSSGTCVGIVSQADVALLDSAQHLAETVAAISRRRRVEQHASEYRSVSAA, from the coding sequence ATGAAAGTAAAGGATGTGATGACGAAGGTGCCGTATTGCTGCATGCAGACGGACACGGTTCAATATGCCGCCGAACTTATGAGGAGACATGATGTCGGCGCAATTCCTGTGGTGATTCATCGCGAAGACAAGAAGCTCATCGGGATCGTTACGGACCGCGACATCTGCCTAAAGATTATTGGCGCTGCAACGTCGCCTCTTACCAAGGTTTCGGAAGCGATGACAAGGAAGGTTGTAAGCGCTCACCCGGACGACACACTCGCGTCCTGCGAGTCGCAGATGGAACTCTATCAAATCCGTCGGATCCCGGTGGTGGATTCCAGCGGCACTTGCGTTGGCATTGTTTCTCAGGCGGATGTCGCACTGCTTGATTCCGCACAGCACCTAGCCGAGACGGTAGCCGCAATCTCCAGGCGTCGCCGAGTCGAGCAGCACGCCTCGGAGTACAGGTCGGTCAGCGCGGCCTGA
- a CDS encoding phosphoribosyltransferase: MMLADRKAAGKQLAARLLDYAGHDNVLVLGIPRGGVPVAFQIASRLDLPLDIFLSRKLGVPAHEELAFGAIATGDGRYLDQTIVQKAGLSPVQVEEVTQRVQKILSERAALYRSEQARLNVTGKTVLLVDDGIATGASVYAAILALRQMKPAKMVVAAPVVAASTRAWLQKEVDALVYLLSPKDFQAVGQFYTDFEQTTDREVIALLAESRQHAKSGISAMCHQSLYASDICESDDRHDVR; the protein is encoded by the coding sequence ATGATGCTGGCTGATCGCAAAGCTGCGGGTAAGCAATTAGCTGCTAGGTTGCTGGACTACGCAGGCCATGACAACGTGCTTGTTCTTGGCATTCCTCGCGGAGGAGTCCCCGTCGCGTTCCAGATTGCGTCGCGGTTGGATCTGCCACTCGACATCTTTCTCTCGCGCAAGTTAGGAGTACCCGCGCACGAGGAACTCGCATTTGGTGCGATCGCCACGGGCGACGGACGCTATCTCGACCAAACGATCGTCCAGAAAGCTGGCCTCTCGCCAGTGCAGGTTGAGGAGGTTACGCAACGCGTCCAAAAGATATTGAGCGAGCGCGCCGCGCTCTATCGAAGTGAGCAAGCACGCCTCAATGTGACCGGTAAGACAGTCCTATTGGTCGATGACGGGATTGCTACGGGCGCGAGCGTGTATGCCGCTATCCTGGCGTTGCGACAGATGAAGCCAGCAAAGATGGTGGTGGCAGCACCCGTTGTGGCTGCATCCACTCGCGCATGGCTGCAGAAGGAAGTCGATGCATTGGTCTACCTACTCTCGCCAAAAGATTTTCAGGCCGTAGGGCAGTTCTACACTGATTTCGAACAAACAACAGACCGGGAAGTCATCGCCTTGCTGGCCGAGTCACGTCAGCATGCAAAATCTGGAATTTCGGCAATGTGCCATCAGAGCCTTTACGCATCGGACATCTGCGAATCTGATGATCGACATGACGTTCGATGA
- the fbp gene encoding class 1 fructose-bisphosphatase — translation MAMTLFQHVRQRHNQELGALITAIADGAAAIEARIRTAGLSDDILGAAGSENVQGEQQQKLDVFANDTLIEVMKALPTVAAVVSEEDDEPIVFPDRPNAKFIAIFDPLDGSSNIDVNVNVGTIVSIQVVKPGSDVRAAILQPGTEQVAALYVNYGPSTILVYTAGKGVHGFTLADGEFLLSSGDMLMPEQGTYYSMNEGNIGESLPVYAKAIGRFRDGSMMGRKYSSRYVGSFIADFHRTLLKGGVFLYPPTVKAPNGKLRLLYEANPLSFIAEQAGGAASNGRYRILEITPTEPHMRTPLIIGSQSEVSAIGGMITITPRE, via the coding sequence ATGGCGATGACCCTCTTTCAACACGTGCGGCAGCGGCACAATCAGGAACTCGGCGCGCTGATCACAGCGATCGCAGACGGCGCTGCAGCGATCGAAGCAAGGATCCGAACGGCAGGCCTGTCGGATGACATTCTGGGCGCTGCTGGCAGCGAGAACGTTCAGGGCGAGCAGCAACAGAAGCTCGACGTGTTTGCGAATGACACACTGATTGAAGTCATGAAGGCGCTCCCCACCGTGGCCGCCGTTGTGAGTGAAGAAGATGACGAACCGATCGTCTTCCCTGACCGTCCAAACGCAAAGTTCATTGCGATCTTCGACCCGCTGGATGGCTCTTCCAATATCGACGTGAACGTCAACGTCGGCACCATTGTCTCCATCCAGGTCGTCAAGCCAGGCAGCGATGTCCGCGCTGCCATCCTGCAGCCGGGCACCGAGCAAGTGGCCGCTCTCTATGTGAACTATGGCCCTTCGACCATTCTGGTTTACACCGCAGGCAAGGGCGTGCACGGCTTCACACTGGCCGACGGCGAATTTCTTCTAAGCTCCGGCGATATGCTGATGCCGGAACAGGGAACCTACTACTCCATGAACGAGGGCAACATCGGCGAGTCACTGCCGGTTTATGCCAAGGCCATTGGCCGCTTCCGCGATGGATCGATGATGGGCCGCAAGTACAGCTCGCGTTACGTGGGATCGTTCATTGCAGACTTTCACCGCACGCTGCTGAAGGGTGGCGTCTTCCTGTACCCGCCGACCGTCAAGGCGCCCAATGGCAAGCTGCGCCTGTTGTATGAAGCCAATCCGCTGAGCTTTATCGCAGAGCAGGCGGGCGGCGCCGCGAGCAACGGTCGCTACCGCATCCTTGAGATCACACCAACTGAGCCGCACATGCGCACGCCACTGATCATCGGCAGCCAGAGTGAAGTGTCCGCGATCGGCGGCATGATCACGATCACACCAAGGGAGTAG
- a CDS encoding cation-transporting P-type ATPase — protein sequence MNSLSLPEVASSLSADVDGGLNSLEAHQRLSRYGANTLRSKEQVSLLRRFLSQFIDPQMYLLLGATVLSVFVSLFRDGRSLPKEALFILAIAVTNAVMGFVQELRAEKALAELKDLQPLTTQVKRDRAILSIPVAEVVPGDLILLTEGHLVPADARLIHSSQLTVTESILTGESDAARKAPGQTASTASLGERTNMLFSGTSVISGEGLALVCATGMHTEIGQIASLIASAPEETTQFQQRLTTLSKQLALAVILVGAVTVVAFAAVVKHPTPALLLNILLFGVSLGVAAAPEALGTIITLALAIGVRRMAKAGVIVRKLNVMDTLGGVDTILCDKTGTLTCN from the coding sequence ATGAATTCTCTTTCCCTGCCGGAGGTGGCTTCCTCGCTCTCCGCCGACGTTGACGGCGGCCTGAACAGTCTTGAGGCACATCAGCGGCTGAGTCGTTATGGTGCGAATACCCTTCGGTCAAAAGAGCAGGTCTCACTGCTGCGACGGTTTCTTAGCCAGTTTATCGATCCGCAGATGTATCTCCTTCTTGGAGCCACTGTACTCTCGGTCTTCGTGTCTCTCTTCCGTGACGGGCGGTCCTTGCCGAAGGAAGCGCTTTTCATTCTGGCCATCGCCGTCACCAATGCAGTCATGGGCTTCGTTCAGGAGCTCCGTGCGGAAAAGGCCCTCGCTGAACTCAAGGATCTTCAGCCGCTGACCACCCAGGTCAAGCGAGATCGCGCGATCCTATCGATCCCGGTAGCGGAGGTGGTGCCCGGCGACCTGATCCTGCTGACTGAGGGACATCTGGTACCGGCGGATGCGCGCCTCATCCACAGCAGTCAACTTACGGTCACAGAATCGATCCTGACAGGCGAAAGCGATGCCGCAAGGAAAGCGCCGGGGCAAACGGCATCCACAGCGTCCCTCGGTGAGAGAACCAACATGCTCTTCTCCGGCACCTCCGTGATCTCCGGAGAAGGCCTTGCGCTCGTGTGTGCCACGGGCATGCACACTGAGATTGGCCAGATTGCTTCGCTCATCGCGTCGGCGCCGGAAGAAACGACGCAATTCCAACAACGACTGACCACGCTCAGCAAACAGCTTGCTCTTGCTGTCATCCTGGTGGGCGCGGTCACTGTTGTCGCCTTCGCGGCTGTCGTGAAACATCCAACGCCAGCGTTGCTGCTGAACATCCTTCTGTTTGGCGTCTCGCTCGGTGTAGCTGCGGCTCCTGAGGCACTCGGAACCATCATCACGCTGGCTCTTGCTATCGGTGTGCGACGGATGGCGAAGGCAGGTGTCATCGTTCGCAAGCTCAACGTGATGGACACCCTTGGCGGGGTGGACACGATCCTTTGTGACAAGACCGGAACACTTACCTGCAACTAG